From one Pseudoliparis swirei isolate HS2019 ecotype Mariana Trench chromosome 5, NWPU_hadal_v1, whole genome shotgun sequence genomic stretch:
- the cfap144 gene encoding protein FAM183A, which yields MAGKQKPDVVHQNAIHVETIRKEQRHQKLHTKFSINPHRKLHILTDKPMSRKPTEVITENSDFTEAFHKAQLEPKKKHATPQTESQEIGWVSTPLIPSNRNDRRFNFHRMSTDITKYKESALRASN from the exons atggcaGGAAAACAGAAACCGGATGTAGTTCATCAAAATGCAATTCACGTCGAGACGATCCGGAAAGAGCAAAGACACCAGAAACTGCACACGAAGTTCAGCATCAATCCACACCGGAAAC TGCACATCCTGACGGACAAACCCATGTCCAGGAAACCAACAGAAGTCATTACAGAGAACT CGGACTTCACCGAGGCCTTCCACAAGGCCCAGCTGGAGCCCAAGAAGAAGCACGCGACGCCCCAGACGGAGAGTCAGGAGATCGGATGGGTGTCCACTCCACTG ATTCCATCGAACCGCAACGACCGGAGGTTCAATTTCCACAGAATGAGCACCGACATCACCAAATACAAAGAATCTGCGCTGCGTGCATCCAACTAG